The following are encoded together in the Mycolicibacterium arabiense genome:
- a CDS encoding MerR family transcriptional regulator encodes MAWSTREVAELAGTSLRAVRHYHQVGLLAEPERRSNGYKEYGVAHLVRLVRIKRLSDLGFSLRQIADMDGTDDHPAEDLRALDAELAATIERLQLARVELGLILEKSAPTDLPADFIEPDAVAKLSDADRSLVIVLTRVLGPRGLQAYADLLKNAPTGPLMSAFDDLLPDADEATRQDIAERLIPYVRELHAAHPGLLESRADAPKGARFVEQTIAEAMSELYNAAQLDVLHRARKMMRAGEAAHDSAP; translated from the coding sequence ATGGCATGGAGTACGCGTGAAGTCGCCGAATTGGCCGGCACGAGCCTGCGAGCAGTGCGGCACTACCACCAAGTCGGTCTGCTCGCGGAGCCCGAACGTCGCAGCAATGGCTACAAGGAGTACGGCGTCGCCCACCTCGTTCGGCTGGTCCGGATCAAACGTCTCAGCGACCTGGGGTTCTCCCTCCGTCAGATCGCCGACATGGACGGCACCGACGACCATCCGGCAGAGGACCTACGGGCGCTCGATGCCGAGCTCGCGGCCACCATCGAACGCCTGCAGCTTGCGCGCGTCGAACTGGGGCTGATTCTCGAGAAGTCGGCCCCCACGGATCTGCCGGCCGACTTCATCGAACCCGACGCGGTGGCCAAGTTGTCCGACGCCGACCGCTCACTCGTCATCGTCCTGACGCGCGTGCTCGGTCCGCGAGGCCTTCAGGCCTACGCCGACCTCCTAAAGAACGCCCCCACCGGGCCGTTGATGAGCGCATTCGACGACTTGCTGCCCGACGCCGACGAGGCGACTCGCCAGGACATCGCCGAACGCCTCATCCCCTACGTCCGGGAGCTGCATGCGGCGCACCCCGGTCTGCTCGAATCTCGAGCGGATGCCCCCAAGGGCGCGCGCTTCGTCGAGCAGACCATCGCGGAGGCAATGTCAGAGCTGTACAACGCGGCGCAACTCGACGTGCTGCACCGCGCCCGGAAGATGATGCGGGCCGGGGAGGCGGCGCACGACTCAGCCCCCTAG
- a CDS encoding S9 family peptidase — MDSDYARAEQMLAPYRMRRMPGSAVKPAWLSDGRRFWYRAGSRFIVVNPAEGSRHDAFDHDRLSAALSMASGHAVTAEDLPITAVKFDEAVRFSAFGSRWEWSDSAGTCVRVDGDDPVGFDEVPSPDQSWVAFRRDGNIWVRRAGAKRPGESNGAPTSEDEFPLTDDAEPQFDYGGLPEATGARSLMRILGLPYPLVVSWSPDSTRILVHRLDQRGLPELVLVESAPHDGGRPVEHRSRYPMPGEEAQATMSWTVLDVAERTVVRQQAEPMTVTHPSAIVYPWWTGKSGDAVHYLEQSRDARTLQLRRLDPTSGETTTLIRETGETRVDPTPQLGEPPMARVLDSGEVLWWSQRDGWGHLYLYSADGQQVTQVTMGQWLVRNVLWVDEDHRQVWFVAGGLLEHDPYVRQICRINLDGSGFTRLTDDHLDHDAVSPPEGGYLVDRASTSSQPPRSVVLDGDGETLVELEAPGTAELEVLGWSAPERFRATAADGKTPIYGLLWRPHGFDPQRQYPVIEHIYPGPQNFRAGPSFNEIHYGEPEAYAALGFAAVAIDGRGTAGRSKAFHDHSYGDLGNAGALDDHVAAIRELGHRYPWLDTRRVGITGQSAGGFAAARALLTYPDFYRVAVAVSGNHDNAVNLTMWAEHYHGDVSDEGKQTISNVPLAADLKGKLLLIHGELDDNAHPYHTMRLADALISADKDFDMVVIPGVEHALIGRMHYLYRRTWDYFVRHLHGTEPPSYRLAPLPMPALGG; from the coding sequence ATGGATTCCGACTATGCGCGGGCCGAGCAGATGCTTGCCCCGTACCGGATGCGACGGATGCCCGGCAGCGCGGTGAAACCCGCCTGGCTCTCCGACGGCAGGAGGTTCTGGTACCGGGCGGGGAGCCGCTTCATCGTGGTGAATCCAGCTGAGGGCAGCCGCCACGATGCGTTCGACCACGACCGGTTGTCCGCTGCGCTCTCCATGGCCTCTGGCCACGCAGTGACTGCGGAGGACTTGCCGATCACCGCGGTCAAGTTCGACGAGGCGGTGCGATTCAGTGCATTCGGGTCTCGATGGGAGTGGTCGGACAGCGCGGGCACGTGCGTGCGCGTCGACGGTGACGATCCGGTTGGTTTCGACGAGGTGCCGTCCCCGGATCAGTCGTGGGTGGCGTTCCGCCGAGACGGCAACATCTGGGTGCGGAGAGCAGGAGCGAAGCGACCCGGGGAGTCGAACGGCGCCCCCACGAGTGAGGACGAGTTCCCGCTCACCGATGACGCCGAGCCGCAGTTCGACTACGGCGGGCTGCCCGAGGCCACTGGAGCGCGTTCACTGATGCGGATTCTGGGGTTGCCGTACCCGCTCGTCGTCTCGTGGTCGCCTGATTCGACCCGAATACTGGTCCATCGCCTCGACCAGCGGGGCCTACCCGAACTCGTACTCGTCGAATCCGCCCCGCACGACGGCGGGCGTCCGGTCGAGCACCGCTCGCGCTATCCGATGCCAGGAGAGGAGGCGCAGGCGACGATGTCGTGGACGGTCCTCGACGTCGCCGAGCGCACGGTGGTTCGCCAGCAGGCCGAGCCGATGACGGTTACCCACCCGAGCGCCATCGTCTACCCGTGGTGGACGGGAAAGTCGGGAGACGCGGTGCACTACCTGGAGCAATCGCGTGATGCCCGAACGCTGCAGTTGCGACGCCTCGACCCAACAAGCGGCGAGACCACCACGTTGATCCGTGAGACCGGTGAGACCCGCGTGGATCCGACTCCGCAGCTGGGTGAGCCGCCGATGGCGCGGGTGCTGGACTCCGGCGAGGTCCTGTGGTGGTCGCAGCGTGACGGGTGGGGGCACCTCTACCTCTACTCGGCCGACGGACAGCAGGTCACCCAGGTCACCATGGGGCAGTGGCTGGTTCGCAACGTGCTGTGGGTGGACGAAGACCATCGGCAGGTGTGGTTCGTCGCCGGTGGTCTCCTGGAGCACGACCCCTACGTCCGTCAGATCTGCCGGATCAATCTCGACGGGTCGGGATTCACCCGACTCACCGACGACCATCTCGACCACGACGCGGTGAGCCCACCCGAGGGTGGTTACCTCGTCGACCGCGCGTCGACGTCGAGTCAACCGCCTCGTTCTGTCGTATTGGACGGCGACGGAGAGACTTTGGTCGAACTCGAAGCCCCGGGCACGGCTGAGCTGGAGGTGCTTGGCTGGAGCGCGCCCGAACGGTTCCGCGCAACCGCGGCCGACGGGAAGACGCCCATATACGGCCTGCTGTGGCGACCACATGGGTTCGATCCGCAGCGGCAGTATCCGGTGATCGAACACATCTATCCTGGCCCGCAGAACTTTCGGGCAGGTCCCTCGTTCAACGAGATTCACTACGGCGAACCGGAAGCGTATGCCGCGCTGGGATTTGCGGCGGTCGCAATCGATGGACGCGGTACAGCCGGCCGTAGCAAGGCCTTTCACGACCACTCCTACGGGGACCTTGGCAACGCCGGCGCCCTGGACGACCACGTGGCCGCAATCCGCGAACTCGGCCATCGGTATCCCTGGCTGGATACCCGGCGGGTCGGGATCACCGGCCAATCAGCCGGCGGTTTCGCCGCAGCGCGCGCCCTGCTGACGTACCCCGACTTCTACCGGGTCGCCGTTGCCGTGTCGGGCAACCACGACAACGCGGTGAACCTGACCATGTGGGCCGAGCATTACCACGGTGATGTCAGTGATGAAGGGAAGCAGACCATCTCCAACGTGCCTCTGGCCGCGGACCTGAAGGGCAAGCTGCTGCTCATCCACGGGGAACTCGATGACAACGCACATCCGTATCACACGATGCGCCTAGCGGATGCACTCATCAGCGCGGACAAGGACTTCGACATGGTGGTGATCCCAGGAGTCGAACACGCCCTGATCGGCCGCATGCACTACCTCTATCGCCGCACCTGGGACTACTTCGTCCGCCACCTGCACGGCACCGAACCACCGTCATACCGCCTCGCACCGTTGCCGATGCCCGCACTAGGGGGCTGA
- a CDS encoding MFS transporter yields the protein MPFVAVAYLGSHFLSVLGNGIAAVALPLIVLQTTGSPLSVGAVSAATAVPALLVGLCAGIVLDRVNRRTCSMLADAVSAGAIAAIPLVDVFWGLNTGWFIALAIAGSFGDVPGMTARQVLVPAVARHTGVSLERLVGLRQSMTSMALVIGPATAGTLLSLFDGSTVLLATAATSAAAAALTIVMPRRLGAVDTAPDQRQPLPTQLTAGVAALRHNGFLAGTVALTVGVVFVIGGLQGLVLPLYFSLLARPDLLGFVLTSLAIGMLCGTGTFATFGARLPRRLWMTSALLGTTVGFLLIATLTSPAVVFAGAALFGVANAILGAVVGVLQAERIPGPVRGRVLSVQNACLQVAGPAGIGLAGVVAHVGSPVAAGLAVVAIWLVVATVLAASRVFMDLEPDADAGSSAKTSCRFVE from the coding sequence ATGCCGTTCGTCGCCGTGGCCTACCTTGGCTCACACTTCCTGAGCGTGCTCGGAAACGGGATCGCCGCCGTCGCACTTCCGCTGATCGTGCTCCAGACCACCGGCAGTCCGCTCAGCGTCGGGGCCGTATCGGCCGCGACCGCCGTTCCTGCGCTGCTCGTCGGGTTGTGCGCCGGCATCGTGCTCGACCGCGTCAACCGTCGCACCTGCTCCATGCTCGCCGATGCCGTGTCGGCCGGCGCCATTGCCGCCATCCCGCTGGTCGACGTGTTCTGGGGTCTCAACACGGGGTGGTTCATCGCCCTCGCAATCGCCGGTTCGTTCGGCGACGTGCCGGGAATGACCGCCCGGCAGGTATTGGTCCCGGCGGTGGCCCGGCACACCGGCGTGTCACTGGAGCGGTTGGTGGGTCTACGCCAGTCGATGACCTCGATGGCGCTGGTCATCGGACCCGCGACAGCAGGCACGTTGCTCTCGCTGTTCGACGGCAGCACCGTCCTGCTCGCCACTGCAGCCACCTCGGCTGCCGCTGCCGCCCTGACCATCGTCATGCCGCGTCGCCTCGGCGCCGTCGACACCGCGCCCGACCAGCGACAGCCGCTGCCGACACAGTTGACGGCGGGGGTCGCGGCCCTGCGCCACAACGGATTCCTCGCCGGCACGGTAGCTCTCACGGTTGGTGTTGTATTCGTCATCGGGGGGCTGCAGGGCCTGGTGTTACCGCTCTATTTCAGCCTGCTCGCCCGACCGGACCTCCTCGGATTCGTCCTGACCTCGTTGGCGATCGGAATGCTTTGCGGAACCGGTACTTTCGCCACCTTTGGGGCGCGGCTCCCGCGTCGACTCTGGATGACCTCCGCCTTGCTCGGGACGACGGTGGGTTTCCTGCTGATCGCCACGCTGACCTCGCCGGCAGTGGTATTCGCCGGTGCGGCCCTGTTCGGTGTGGCCAACGCCATCCTGGGAGCCGTGGTGGGCGTATTGCAGGCCGAACGCATACCGGGTCCGGTGCGCGGTCGGGTACTCAGCGTGCAGAATGCCTGCCTGCAGGTCGCAGGGCCCGCCGGCATCGGCCTCGCCGGAGTCGTCGCCCATGTCGGTTCACCCGTCGCCGCGGGACTCGCCGTCGTCGCCATCTGGCTCGTGGTCGCAACCGTCCTGGCTGCGTCCCGGGTATTCATGGATCTCGAGCCGGACGCCGACGCGGGTTCGAGTGCCAAAACCTCGTGCAGGTTCGTCGAATGA
- a CDS encoding TetR/AcrR family transcriptional regulator, with amino-acid sequence MQPRSGTPTKRGATRTKMLHSAVDVLRERGAAGVTIDEVLTRSGAPRGSVYYHFPDGRNQILTEALRMAGDSITTLIDEAVAKGGIALIRTFIEFWDRSLVDDDFAAGCPVMAAAIGSGDDEPDLVGVAGTVFGHWRDALARAFVADGLESADAESLAITSIAALEGAVVLCRSLRSTKPLHDVAEQIEFLIRAREFVNRFGVPSQ; translated from the coding sequence ATGCAGCCCCGTTCGGGCACCCCGACGAAACGGGGCGCCACCCGCACCAAGATGCTCCACAGCGCGGTCGACGTGTTGCGTGAGCGCGGCGCCGCAGGCGTGACCATCGACGAAGTTCTGACGCGCAGCGGCGCGCCGCGCGGATCGGTGTACTACCACTTCCCCGACGGTCGCAACCAGATCCTCACCGAGGCCCTTCGGATGGCCGGAGACTCGATCACCACGCTCATCGACGAGGCCGTCGCCAAGGGTGGCATCGCGCTGATTCGCACGTTCATCGAGTTCTGGGACCGCAGCCTGGTAGACGACGACTTCGCCGCCGGGTGCCCAGTGATGGCGGCCGCGATCGGCTCGGGTGACGACGAGCCCGACCTCGTCGGTGTTGCAGGCACCGTGTTCGGTCACTGGCGTGATGCGCTGGCGCGCGCGTTCGTGGCCGATGGCCTCGAGAGCGCCGACGCCGAATCGCTGGCGATCACCAGCATCGCCGCGCTGGAAGGCGCGGTCGTGCTCTGCCGCTCCCTGCGCAGCACGAAACCGTTGCACGACGTCGCCGAGCAGATCGAATTCTTGATCAGAGCAAGGGAATTCGTGAATCGCTTCGGCGTCCCCTCGCAGTAG
- a CDS encoding dihydrofolate reductase family protein encodes MACVYFTASSLDGFVVDEHDSLDWLTSRQHDPDGPFGVDAFMTNIGALVMGSATYEWILKNHPGPWMYDQPSWVLTTRPEIVAEEHPVHTFSGEITDVYPHIRLAADGKDVWLVGGGQVAAQFTAAGLVDQMIVTYAPCSLGSGARVLPVRSEWKLADSAVNGEFVCARWVAA; translated from the coding sequence ATGGCATGCGTGTACTTCACCGCATCGAGCCTCGACGGCTTCGTCGTCGACGAACACGACAGCCTGGACTGGCTGACGTCCCGCCAGCACGATCCCGACGGTCCGTTCGGCGTCGACGCGTTCATGACGAACATCGGCGCACTGGTGATGGGATCGGCCACCTACGAGTGGATTCTGAAGAACCACCCCGGGCCGTGGATGTACGACCAGCCATCGTGGGTGCTGACCACCCGGCCCGAGATCGTCGCCGAGGAGCACCCGGTGCACACGTTCTCCGGCGAGATCACCGACGTCTACCCCCATATTCGGTTGGCAGCCGACGGCAAGGACGTCTGGCTGGTCGGAGGGGGACAGGTGGCCGCCCAGTTCACCGCCGCGGGACTCGTCGACCAGATGATCGTGACCTACGCGCCGTGCTCACTGGGAAGCGGAGCACGTGTGCTGCCGGTGCGCTCGGAGTGGAAGCTGGCGGACTCGGCCGTGAACGGAGAATTCGTCTGCGCCCGCTGGGTCGCGGCGTAG
- a CDS encoding helix-turn-helix domain-containing protein, whose protein sequence is MTVSDQPSGPRRRDRLRELLDAVVDSGNADVAEMARSSFASEFHFSRQVSRLTGEPPAALRRRVMLERAAWRLQRGEGVAAVAADEGWSSPEVFSRAFRRSYGVPPSQAADVDFWLTAPNGLHFHPPESLWLSDTGDAKPPDVSQLMVAHDVADTQYLIDRSAELTEGQWAEQLSPGQVVLDWDGEEPSVAAVLGAVVWTKRVWLASIEGADQPERGPVGSAAELAEDHRSVAARWTAMIADHAERGRLGDTVIDALCDPPESFQLYGIVAHVLTYSAHRRELARSMLARHGVLADRGDPLDWMRGN, encoded by the coding sequence ATCACTGTGAGCGATCAACCCAGTGGCCCTCGCCGACGGGACCGTCTCAGGGAACTGCTCGACGCCGTCGTCGACTCCGGCAACGCCGACGTCGCGGAGATGGCGCGCAGTAGCTTCGCATCGGAGTTCCACTTCTCCCGTCAGGTCAGCAGGCTCACCGGTGAGCCGCCGGCCGCGCTACGCCGACGGGTGATGCTCGAGCGGGCGGCGTGGCGGCTGCAGCGTGGGGAGGGCGTGGCGGCGGTGGCCGCCGACGAGGGTTGGTCGTCGCCGGAGGTGTTCTCCCGGGCGTTCAGACGCTCCTACGGGGTGCCGCCGTCGCAGGCCGCCGACGTGGACTTCTGGCTGACCGCACCCAACGGCCTGCACTTTCATCCCCCGGAATCGTTGTGGCTGAGCGACACTGGAGACGCGAAACCGCCCGACGTGTCGCAGCTGATGGTGGCGCACGACGTCGCCGACACGCAGTACCTGATCGACAGGTCCGCCGAACTCACCGAAGGACAATGGGCGGAACAGCTCTCGCCCGGTCAGGTGGTGCTCGACTGGGACGGCGAGGAACCCAGCGTGGCTGCGGTGCTGGGGGCCGTGGTGTGGACCAAACGGGTCTGGCTGGCGAGCATCGAGGGTGCCGACCAGCCCGAGCGCGGACCGGTCGGGAGCGCCGCCGAACTCGCCGAGGATCACCGCTCCGTCGCCGCCAGGTGGACGGCGATGATCGCCGATCACGCCGAGCGAGGACGACTGGGCGACACCGTGATCGACGCGCTGTGCGACCCGCCCGAGTCGTTCCAGCTCTACGGCATCGTCGCGCACGTCCTGACCTATTCGGCGCACCGGCGAGAACTCGCTCGCAGCATGCTCGCCCGCCACGGCGTACTGGCCGACCGCGGTGACCCACTGGACTGGATGAGAGGAAATTGA
- a CDS encoding acyl-CoA dehydrogenase family protein — MTEFDALCANDDDLAELRSAVRSFLAADRAAHGWEPAVDCWLSKWDTGFSIRLAEAGFIGLTIPAEYGGRAPANGTGYLHRYVVTEELLAHGAPVGAHWIADRQVAPGLLAYGTEEQRKRLLPRIAEGRLYSAIGMSEHAAGSDLAAVSTRATRTDDGGWLLNGTKVWTSGAHEAHQIVVLARTSPLDPDHRHAGFSQFIVPTDLPGVTIDPIVLMNGEHHFNEVLFTDVALTDADVLGEIGDGWHQVTSELGFERSGPERILSTATLLFEIVRALGRCGTDDRTAAEVGDLIARMISLRQLSASVARALTDGQDANTRAAMVKDLGTRFEQVSVEIAADLIDAVEGPEAEPLRAMLATARVHSPLFTLRGGTNEVLRGIVAKGAGKA, encoded by the coding sequence GTGACCGAATTCGACGCGCTGTGTGCCAATGACGACGACCTCGCCGAACTGCGTTCCGCGGTGCGGTCCTTCCTCGCTGCCGACCGGGCGGCGCACGGCTGGGAGCCCGCCGTGGACTGCTGGCTGTCGAAGTGGGATACCGGCTTCAGCATCCGGCTCGCCGAGGCGGGTTTCATCGGCCTCACCATCCCCGCGGAGTACGGCGGACGGGCGCCGGCCAACGGCACGGGATACCTGCACCGCTACGTCGTGACCGAGGAGCTGCTCGCCCACGGCGCCCCAGTCGGTGCGCACTGGATCGCCGACCGCCAGGTCGCACCCGGGCTGCTGGCCTACGGCACCGAAGAGCAGCGCAAGCGGCTGCTGCCCCGCATCGCCGAGGGCCGCCTCTACTCGGCGATCGGGATGAGCGAGCACGCCGCAGGGTCGGACCTCGCCGCCGTCAGCACGCGAGCCACCCGCACCGACGACGGAGGCTGGCTGCTCAACGGCACCAAGGTCTGGACCAGCGGCGCGCACGAAGCCCACCAGATCGTGGTGCTCGCGCGCACCAGCCCGCTCGACCCCGACCACAGGCATGCGGGCTTCAGCCAGTTCATCGTCCCCACCGACCTCCCCGGCGTGACGATCGATCCGATCGTGCTGATGAACGGCGAGCACCACTTCAACGAGGTGCTGTTCACCGACGTCGCACTCACCGACGCCGACGTCCTCGGCGAGATCGGCGACGGCTGGCACCAGGTCACCTCCGAGCTGGGCTTCGAACGCAGCGGGCCGGAACGCATCCTGTCCACCGCGACCCTGCTGTTCGAGATCGTCCGGGCGCTGGGACGCTGCGGGACCGACGACCGCACCGCCGCCGAGGTGGGCGACCTGATCGCACGGATGATCTCGCTGCGCCAACTGTCGGCGTCGGTGGCGCGGGCGCTGACCGACGGGCAGGACGCGAACACCCGGGCGGCCATGGTCAAGGACCTCGGCACCCGGTTCGAGCAGGTTTCCGTCGAGATCGCCGCAGACCTCATCGACGCCGTCGAGGGCCCCGAGGCCGAACCGCTGCGCGCGATGCTGGCCACCGCGCGCGTGCACTCGCCGCTGTTCACGCTGCGCGGCGGCACCAACGAGGTGCTTCGCGGCATCGTGGCGAAGGGTGCTGGCAAGGCATGA
- a CDS encoding acyl-CoA dehydrogenase family protein codes for MSTNSDVDQELRQLVDDIGRRSLDARPSTPTVPETVDDEAWRALEETGLARLLSGGDAGPTEVAVVLHGLARHSVAAPLPETDVLAGWLAGAADLSVPADGPMTVAMGSGSVADGRLVGIAASVPWPPVPTVLLAARTDDATYAAVLPDAAIDVTANLAGEPRGTIEFDVAIDDAVRLPVTVHDELMRRGAWARCVQMVGAFDAAAALTATHVRERTQFGRPLAAFQAVQHALAGLLGEVEGARAVTALATAAVADYGFGGAQADYAVTAAKIAVGRAVTPVTTTAHQLHGAIGVTIEHRLWLATMRARSWSDEFGTAGVHARRLGRLALSGDPWDLVVGRVEV; via the coding sequence ATGAGCACGAACTCGGACGTCGACCAGGAACTGCGTCAACTCGTCGACGACATCGGCCGTCGCTCCCTCGACGCGCGACCGTCGACGCCGACGGTTCCCGAGACCGTCGACGACGAGGCGTGGCGGGCGCTCGAGGAGACCGGGCTGGCCCGCCTCCTGAGCGGTGGTGACGCGGGGCCCACCGAGGTGGCGGTCGTGCTGCACGGGCTCGCCCGCCACAGCGTCGCTGCGCCGCTGCCCGAGACCGACGTGCTGGCCGGGTGGCTGGCCGGCGCCGCTGACCTGTCCGTCCCCGCGGACGGTCCGATGACGGTCGCCATGGGTTCGGGATCCGTCGCCGACGGACGGCTGGTCGGGATTGCGGCCTCGGTGCCATGGCCGCCGGTGCCCACCGTGCTGCTGGCCGCCCGTACCGACGACGCGACGTATGCCGCCGTGCTGCCGGATGCAGCCATCGACGTCACGGCCAACCTCGCCGGGGAACCGCGCGGCACAATCGAATTCGACGTCGCCATCGATGACGCTGTGCGCCTGCCGGTGACCGTCCACGACGAGCTGATGCGCCGCGGCGCGTGGGCGCGCTGCGTCCAGATGGTCGGCGCCTTCGACGCCGCTGCCGCGCTGACCGCGACGCACGTCCGCGAACGCACGCAGTTTGGCCGCCCGCTGGCCGCGTTCCAGGCCGTGCAGCACGCGCTGGCGGGGCTGCTCGGCGAAGTCGAAGGCGCCCGCGCCGTCACGGCTTTGGCGACCGCCGCAGTCGCCGACTACGGCTTCGGCGGCGCGCAGGCCGACTACGCGGTGACGGCGGCGAAGATCGCCGTCGGCCGGGCGGTCACCCCCGTAACCACCACCGCACACCAGCTGCACGGCGCGATCGGCGTGACCATCGAGCACCGGCTGTGGCTGGCGACGATGCGCGCCCGCAGCTGGTCCGACGAGTTCGGCACCGCCGGTGTGCACGCCCGTCGCCTCGGGCGTCTCGCGTTGAGCGGCGATCCCTGGGATCTAGTCGTCGGGCGCGTCGAGGTCTGA
- a CDS encoding arylamine N-acetyltransferase family protein encodes MTLETGAYLDRIGHVGPVDPTLETLHALVAGHGRTIPFENLDPLLGVPVDDLGAPVLTDKLVDRRRGGYCYEHNGLMGYVLEALGYGVEHLAGRVVWMSAPDAPLPAMTHNVLSVTVPGEDGPFLVDVGFGGQTLTSPIRLEAGPVQQTRHEPYRIVAADDEQLILQAQVRGEWQPLYAFGTRPQPRIDLEVGSWYVSTHPASVFVVGLSAALVTDDARYNLRGRNLAIHRADGSEKIRLESASEVLDQLGERFGVDLDDLGDRSVVEARVKQVLDS; translated from the coding sequence ATGACACTCGAGACAGGCGCATACCTCGACCGGATCGGCCACGTCGGACCCGTGGATCCGACTCTGGAGACGCTGCACGCGCTGGTCGCCGGGCACGGCCGGACGATCCCGTTCGAGAATCTCGACCCGTTGCTGGGCGTCCCGGTCGACGACCTGGGCGCACCCGTGCTGACCGACAAACTGGTCGACCGCAGGCGGGGCGGCTACTGCTACGAGCACAACGGCCTGATGGGTTACGTGCTCGAGGCGCTCGGCTACGGCGTCGAACATCTCGCAGGCAGGGTGGTGTGGATGTCGGCCCCCGACGCGCCGCTGCCCGCGATGACCCACAACGTGCTGTCGGTGACCGTGCCTGGGGAGGACGGGCCGTTCCTGGTCGACGTCGGCTTCGGCGGGCAGACGCTCACGTCGCCCATCCGCCTCGAAGCAGGGCCGGTCCAGCAGACCCGGCACGAGCCCTACCGCATCGTGGCGGCCGATGACGAGCAGCTGATCCTACAGGCGCAGGTGCGCGGCGAGTGGCAGCCGCTCTACGCCTTCGGCACCCGGCCGCAGCCGCGCATCGACCTGGAGGTCGGAAGCTGGTACGTCTCAACGCATCCCGCGTCGGTCTTCGTGGTCGGACTGTCCGCGGCCCTGGTCACCGACGACGCCCGCTACAACCTGCGCGGCCGTAACCTGGCGATCCACCGAGCCGACGGCAGCGAGAAGATCCGGCTCGAGTCGGCGAGCGAGGTCCTCGACCAGCTCGGCGAACGCTTCGGTGTCGACCTCGACGACCTGGGGGACCGCAGTGTCGTCGAGGCCCGCGTCAAGCAGGTGCTCGACTCCTGA
- a CDS encoding lysophospholipid acyltransferase family protein — translation MGWIRPLIKGYHRAEVRGLDNVPPGGVLVVSNHSGGLFAMDVPVFATDFYAKYGYERPVYTLGFDLLFVGPTAELFKKTGFIPANHENADEALRTGGVVIVFPGGDYDVYRPTLSRNKIDFGGRTGYIRAALNAGVPIVPSVSIGGQESQIYLTRGTALAKTLRLDKLVRAKILPVSIGFPFGLSAVLPVNVPLPTKIVTQVLPPIDIVAEFGEDPDIDEVDAHIRHVMQTALDELARERRLPVLG, via the coding sequence ATGGGCTGGATCCGACCACTGATCAAGGGCTACCACCGCGCTGAGGTGCGGGGTCTCGACAACGTGCCGCCCGGCGGCGTGCTCGTCGTGTCGAACCACTCAGGCGGACTGTTCGCCATGGACGTGCCGGTGTTCGCCACCGACTTCTACGCGAAGTACGGCTACGAACGCCCGGTCTACACACTCGGATTCGACCTGCTGTTCGTCGGACCCACCGCCGAGCTGTTCAAGAAGACCGGCTTCATCCCGGCCAACCACGAGAACGCCGACGAGGCCCTGCGGACCGGCGGCGTCGTCATCGTCTTTCCCGGCGGCGACTACGACGTGTACCGACCGACGCTGTCCCGCAACAAGATCGATTTCGGCGGCCGAACCGGCTACATCCGCGCCGCACTCAACGCAGGCGTGCCGATCGTTCCGTCGGTGTCGATCGGCGGCCAGGAGAGCCAGATCTACCTCACCCGCGGCACCGCTCTCGCGAAGACTCTGCGCCTCGACAAGCTGGTGCGCGCGAAGATCCTGCCCGTCTCGATCGGGTTCCCGTTCGGCCTTTCCGCAGTGCTGCCGGTCAACGTGCCCCTTCCGACCAAGATCGTCACGCAAGTGCTGCCGCCCATCGACATCGTCGCGGAGTTCGGCGAGGACCCCGACATCGACGAGGTCGACGCCCACATCCGGCACGTGATGCAAACGGCCCTCGACGAACTCGCGCGAGAACGCCGCCTGCCGGTTCTCGGCTGA